The Egicoccus sp. AB-alg6-2 genome contains a region encoding:
- a CDS encoding BTAD domain-containing putative transcriptional regulator, giving the protein MKLASPSVRFHLTARVTVEGRRRLDEADLPGRQGRLALVYLVANRHRPVSVDELAAALWGDDLPPSWQASLRALVSKLRANLEYAGAGRLTRSGGCYQALLGSAWVDLEESANAVDRAEGARRRGDLAAAWGDATVGASITRRPLLAGEDLPWIATLRDVLEHRAVRALDILAEVNLACGDHHLAAEAARSLIDLAPFRETGYRHLIRAEAARGDLAEAVRVFHRLRVLLDEELGARPSVDTQRALTEVLASTSAPPVGGTRGAAMGPAPRGGAAVPG; this is encoded by the coding sequence GTGAAGTTGGCGTCCCCCAGCGTGCGCTTCCACCTGACGGCGCGCGTCACGGTCGAGGGGCGCCGACGTCTCGACGAGGCGGACCTACCCGGTCGCCAGGGTCGCCTCGCGCTGGTCTACCTCGTCGCCAACCGCCATCGCCCGGTGTCGGTCGACGAGTTGGCGGCGGCGCTGTGGGGTGACGACCTCCCGCCGAGCTGGCAGGCCTCGTTGCGTGCCCTCGTCAGCAAGCTGCGCGCCAACCTCGAGTACGCCGGCGCAGGTCGCCTCACCCGCAGCGGTGGGTGCTACCAGGCGCTGCTCGGCTCGGCATGGGTGGACCTCGAGGAGTCCGCGAACGCCGTCGACCGTGCCGAGGGAGCCCGCCGTCGTGGCGACCTCGCCGCCGCGTGGGGCGACGCCACGGTGGGGGCGTCCATCACGCGACGTCCGTTGCTGGCGGGCGAGGACCTGCCCTGGATCGCCACCCTCCGCGACGTGCTCGAACACCGGGCCGTGCGCGCGCTGGACATCCTCGCCGAGGTCAACCTCGCCTGCGGCGATCACCACCTCGCCGCGGAGGCCGCGCGCAGCCTCATCGACCTGGCGCCGTTCCGCGAGACGGGGTACCGGCACCTGATCCGGGCGGAGGCGGCACGCGGGGACCTGGCCGAGGCCGTGCGGGTCTTCCACCGGCTCCGGGTCCTGCTGGACGAGGAACTGGGTGCCCGGCCGTCGGTCGACACCCAGCGGGCACTCACCGAGGTGCTGGCGTCGACGTCTGCGCCCCCGGTTGGCGGAACCCGCGGTGCGGCGATGGGACCTGCTCCGCGCGGTGGTGCGGCCGTCCCGGGGTAG
- a CDS encoding ABC transporter permease subunit, whose protein sequence is MNRRGIAAVVRRDLRLVWGSKSVVIPSIVVPALLLIVLPALAGVVPRFVDFAGAGDLDALLAALPDRAVAGLSSDPGLMVAEVVVTWLLAPLVLLVPVMFAAVIAADGIAGEKERGTLEGLLLTPLSDRDLAVAKLFAAWIPAAILGIGGAVLYATVANLSVGTQVGRLVLPTTEFTLMALWVGPTFAAAAMAAVSLVSARSKTTQEAFQIGGVVVIPVVLMLVSQASGALLLSAWLLIIAGMVALAIAAALLRAAARALSRDRLGTRLP, encoded by the coding sequence ATGAACCGGCGTGGCATCGCCGCCGTGGTCCGCCGGGACCTCCGGCTGGTGTGGGGCAGCAAGTCGGTCGTCATCCCGTCGATCGTCGTTCCGGCACTGCTGCTGATCGTGCTGCCCGCCCTGGCCGGCGTCGTCCCACGCTTCGTGGACTTCGCCGGCGCCGGCGACCTCGACGCCCTGCTGGCCGCACTTCCGGACCGCGCCGTGGCCGGGCTCTCGTCCGATCCGGGGCTCATGGTCGCCGAGGTCGTGGTGACCTGGCTCCTCGCGCCGCTCGTGCTGCTGGTGCCGGTGATGTTCGCCGCCGTCATCGCCGCCGACGGCATCGCCGGAGAGAAGGAGCGCGGCACCCTCGAGGGGCTGCTGCTCACCCCGCTGAGCGACCGCGACCTGGCCGTGGCCAAGCTGTTCGCGGCCTGGATCCCCGCCGCGATCCTGGGCATCGGCGGCGCCGTGCTGTACGCGACGGTCGCGAACCTCTCGGTCGGCACGCAGGTCGGACGCCTGGTGCTGCCGACCACCGAGTTCACGCTGATGGCGTTGTGGGTGGGACCGACCTTCGCGGCCGCTGCGATGGCGGCCGTGTCGCTGGTCTCGGCCCGGTCCAAGACGACCCAGGAGGCGTTCCAGATCGGCGGGGTGGTCGTCATCCCGGTGGTGCTGATGCTCGTCAGCCAGGCCAGCGGCGCCCTGCTGCTGTCGGCGTGGCTGCTGATCATCGCCGGGATGGTCGCCCTGGCCATCGCCGCGGCACTCCTCCGGGCGGCCGCGCGGGCACTCTCGCGCGACCGCCTCGGCACCCGCCTGCCGTGA
- a CDS encoding GerMN domain-containing protein, with protein MPDISDLLDRAACGADGPAPIDTIVRRGRRRRSAARVATVGAPLAVAAVVAGMVLAGDGPSGLIIDPPPPVAESPDPAPTPSVDSTESAEPPPGERGEPPEAADASGWVEPSGMAADVLVIEADSGTSAVTRLAADGSLEEFELEAGVPNAAGLVPDGDGGVAWQPDSESMDAAPVLHRDAGGETTTLAAAEGPGEIQLVGWDLGLVRPLVTERSGSGFQDTTADLLAVPFDGGDAEVVREGVGAWEMGVSHAAVLETAIYAQYVEAMHNIVIDPPDGAPVVVFEGGELNGEYPRGVGFVESTGQAVALVERGPVFGETPSVRLLIIDPAVAEVVDELEVPIALGLADGAMEELLPQAGDLSVRGDHVLVNRRADGAWLPPVVLDVGSGTWSLLEHRDGGLVTGRAFLAPAAGADARQEFAACYTEDQSLVNAAPGGESLWKTSFVYLPCTDWDEPQDVHRLSAQVALTGDLVDDLTAALEVLLEEAPTPEQAERGYHSPVDGRGVRLRSAAVDDTGRAVVDVSFADGVDGLNSAHNSLVWHRMLFGTVFQFADVTSLELRLDGSCDAYAEFFQGDGCQTVGVAKAAPWNARG; from the coding sequence ATGCCTGACATCTCCGACCTGCTCGACCGGGCGGCGTGCGGCGCCGACGGGCCCGCGCCCATCGACACCATCGTGCGGCGCGGACGTCGTCGTCGGTCGGCGGCCCGGGTCGCGACCGTCGGGGCACCTCTCGCCGTCGCTGCGGTCGTGGCGGGCATGGTGCTCGCCGGCGATGGCCCGAGCGGCCTGATCATCGACCCGCCACCACCGGTGGCCGAGAGCCCGGACCCCGCGCCCACGCCATCGGTGGATTCGACGGAGTCGGCCGAGCCGCCGCCGGGGGAGCGCGGCGAACCGCCCGAGGCCGCCGACGCGTCGGGTTGGGTGGAGCCGAGCGGCATGGCGGCCGACGTGCTGGTGATCGAGGCCGACAGCGGCACGTCTGCCGTCACCCGACTCGCCGCTGACGGCAGCCTGGAGGAGTTCGAACTCGAAGCCGGCGTGCCGAACGCCGCCGGGCTGGTGCCTGATGGCGATGGGGGCGTTGCGTGGCAGCCGGACTCCGAGAGCATGGATGCGGCACCGGTCCTGCACCGCGATGCCGGCGGTGAGACGACGACCTTGGCCGCCGCCGAGGGGCCTGGTGAGATCCAACTCGTCGGCTGGGATCTGGGCCTCGTGCGGCCGTTGGTCACCGAGCGCTCGGGCAGCGGGTTCCAGGACACCACCGCAGACCTGCTGGCGGTGCCTTTCGATGGTGGTGACGCGGAGGTCGTCCGCGAGGGCGTCGGCGCCTGGGAGATGGGCGTCTCGCACGCGGCTGTCCTGGAGACGGCCATCTACGCCCAGTACGTCGAAGCGATGCACAACATCGTCATCGATCCACCGGACGGAGCCCCCGTCGTGGTGTTCGAGGGTGGTGAACTCAACGGCGAGTATCCCCGCGGTGTCGGCTTCGTCGAGTCCACCGGTCAGGCCGTGGCGCTCGTCGAGCGCGGTCCGGTCTTCGGCGAGACGCCATCGGTCCGGTTGTTGATCATCGATCCGGCGGTCGCCGAGGTCGTCGACGAGCTGGAGGTCCCGATCGCGCTCGGCCTGGCCGACGGCGCGATGGAAGAGCTGCTTCCGCAGGCCGGGGACCTCTCCGTCCGGGGTGACCACGTGCTGGTGAACCGACGGGCCGATGGGGCGTGGCTGCCGCCGGTGGTGCTCGACGTGGGAAGCGGGACGTGGTCGCTCCTCGAACACCGGGACGGCGGCCTCGTCACCGGGCGTGCCTTCCTCGCCCCGGCCGCAGGCGCCGACGCCCGTCAGGAATTCGCGGCCTGCTACACCGAGGACCAGTCGCTGGTCAACGCCGCGCCCGGCGGTGAATCCTTGTGGAAGACCTCGTTCGTCTACCTGCCGTGCACCGACTGGGACGAGCCACAGGACGTGCATCGACTGTCCGCCCAGGTCGCGCTGACGGGCGACCTCGTCGACGACCTCACGGCCGCACTCGAGGTCCTGCTCGAGGAGGCGCCGACGCCGGAGCAGGCCGAGCGGGGGTATCACTCACCGGTGGACGGTCGCGGCGTTCGATTGCGTTCGGCAGCGGTGGACGATACCGGACGGGCGGTGGTCGACGTGAGCTTCGCCGACGGGGTCGACGGCCTGAACTCGGCCCACAACAGCCTGGTCTGGCACCGGATGCTGTTCGGGACGGTGTTCCAGTTCGCGGACGTCACGAGCCTGGAGCTCCGACTCGACGGCTCCTGCGATGCCTACGCCGAGTTCTTCCAGGGCGACGGCTGCCAGACCGTCGGTGTCGCCAAGGCCGCCCCCTGGAACGCGCGGGGGTGA
- a CDS encoding TetR/AcrR family transcriptional regulator has translation MVTEAIRLADTGGVGQLSMRRLAGELDAGAMSLYHYVANKEELLDAMIDLVFDEIDLPAGDGDWKAEMRQRAVSARQVLGRHPWAISLMESRTNPGPANLRHREAVTACLRKAGFSVEMAIHANWVLDSYVYGFVLQEASLPFETAEELADMIEDTFVPQLPPDQYPYLNEAAATLAAAGYDPADEFTFGLDFILDGFARLEGQARD, from the coding sequence GCTCGCCGACACCGGAGGCGTCGGCCAGCTCAGCATGCGCCGCCTCGCTGGCGAGCTCGACGCAGGTGCGATGTCGCTCTACCACTACGTCGCCAACAAAGAAGAGCTGCTCGACGCCATGATCGACCTCGTGTTCGACGAGATCGACCTGCCCGCGGGCGATGGTGACTGGAAGGCCGAGATGCGGCAGCGAGCGGTCTCAGCCCGCCAGGTCCTCGGACGCCACCCGTGGGCGATCAGCCTCATGGAATCTCGAACCAACCCGGGGCCAGCCAACCTGCGCCACCGTGAGGCCGTCACCGCCTGCCTGCGCAAGGCCGGGTTCTCCGTGGAGATGGCGATCCACGCCAACTGGGTGCTCGACAGCTACGTCTACGGGTTCGTCCTCCAGGAAGCCAGCCTGCCCTTCGAGACGGCCGAAGAGCTCGCAGACATGATCGAGGACACGTTCGTCCCACAACTCCCCCCCGACCAGTACCCGTACCTGAACGAGGCAGCCGCGACCCTCGCCGCCGCGGGATACGACCCCGCCGACGAGTTCACGTTCGGACTCGACTTCATCCTCGACGGCTTCGCGCGCCTCGAAGGGCAGGCGCGAGACTGA
- the deoC gene encoding deoxyribose-phosphate aldolase: MSSSLVLPGDDTDLREVTASESALRRFLHGLPGVDQVGVEKRVAQLGTRSIKKDTKTFALDLAIRAVDLTTLEGADTPGKVRSLCAKARQPDPADPDCPPVAAVCVYPDLVGTAVEALRGTGIHVASVATAFPSGRSSLDIKLRDVADAVEAGADEIDMVIDRGAFLAGNYGLVLEEIVAVKEACGEAHLKVILETGELATYDNVRRASWLALAGGGDFIKTSTGKVSPASTLPVTLVMLQAVRDFQSISGEYRGVKSAGGIRTAKDALKYLVLVNETAGPEWLHPDRFRFGASSLLNDLLMQRNKQRTGNYWTADRVTID, from the coding sequence ATGTCCTCCTCCCTCGTCCTTCCCGGCGACGACACCGACCTGCGCGAGGTCACGGCCTCCGAGTCGGCACTGCGCCGCTTCCTGCACGGGCTGCCGGGCGTCGACCAGGTGGGCGTCGAGAAGCGGGTCGCACAGCTCGGGACGCGCTCGATCAAGAAGGACACCAAGACCTTCGCGCTGGACCTGGCCATCCGTGCCGTCGACCTCACCACCCTCGAGGGTGCCGACACGCCCGGCAAGGTGCGTTCGCTGTGCGCCAAGGCCCGCCAGCCCGACCCCGCCGACCCCGACTGCCCCCCGGTCGCCGCGGTCTGCGTCTATCCCGACCTGGTCGGCACCGCCGTCGAGGCGCTGCGGGGCACCGGCATCCACGTCGCCTCGGTGGCGACGGCCTTCCCGTCGGGACGCTCCAGCCTCGACATCAAGCTGCGGGACGTCGCCGACGCCGTCGAGGCCGGCGCCGACGAGATCGACATGGTCATCGACCGGGGCGCGTTCCTCGCTGGCAACTACGGCTTGGTGCTCGAGGAGATCGTCGCCGTCAAGGAGGCGTGCGGGGAGGCCCACCTCAAGGTGATCCTGGAGACCGGCGAGCTCGCCACCTACGACAACGTGCGCCGCGCGTCGTGGCTCGCGCTCGCCGGCGGCGGCGACTTCATCAAGACCTCGACGGGCAAGGTCTCTCCCGCGTCGACGCTGCCCGTGACGCTGGTCATGCTGCAGGCGGTGCGCGACTTCCAGTCGATCAGCGGCGAGTACCGCGGCGTGAAGTCCGCCGGCGGCATCCGCACGGCGAAGGACGCGCTGAAGTACCTCGTGCTGGTCAACGAGACCGCCGGCCCGGAGTGGTTGCACCCCGACCGGTTCCGCTTCGGCGCGTCGAGCCTGCTCAACGACCTGCTCATGCAGCGCAACAAGCAGCGCACCGGCAACTACTGGACCGCGGACCGCGTCACCATCGACTAA
- a CDS encoding DUF1059 domain-containing protein gives MSETAKVIQCPCGATLHGADDDEVVTAAQTHARDTHDQELSRDQALSMARPAD, from the coding sequence ATGAGCGAGACTGCGAAGGTCATTCAGTGCCCGTGCGGGGCGACGTTGCACGGCGCGGACGACGACGAGGTCGTCACCGCGGCACAGACCCACGCCCGGGACACCCACGACCAGGAACTGAGCCGGGACCAGGCCCTGTCGATGGCCCGCCCGGCCGACTGA
- a CDS encoding aldehyde dehydrogenase family protein — MSRLDVRKTYKLYVGGAFPRSESGRVYEVTDAKGRFLANAARASRKDVRDAVVAARKAQPGWAAATAYNRGQVLYRVAEILEGRRDQFTAEVADAEGISERKAAAQVDAAIDRWVWYAGWSDKFQAVHGTANPVAGPYFDISVPEPTGVVAAIAPQQSSLLGFASVVAPIVVSGNTVVVVASASRPLPAVTLAEVLATSDVPGGVINILTGHPDELAPVLAGHLDVNALDLSGMAGRDTAELQAAAAENVKRVLKVPTTEPDWTRTPAGPRRIVAFCETKTVWHPKGR; from the coding sequence ATGAGCCGCCTCGACGTCCGCAAGACCTACAAGCTCTACGTCGGTGGCGCGTTCCCGCGCTCGGAGTCGGGCCGCGTCTACGAGGTCACCGACGCCAAGGGGCGCTTCCTGGCCAACGCCGCCCGGGCCTCGCGCAAGGACGTCCGCGACGCGGTCGTCGCCGCACGAAAGGCACAGCCGGGCTGGGCCGCCGCCACGGCCTACAACCGCGGCCAGGTGCTGTACCGCGTCGCCGAGATCCTCGAGGGGCGCCGCGACCAGTTCACCGCCGAGGTCGCCGACGCCGAGGGCATCAGCGAGCGAAAGGCCGCCGCACAGGTCGACGCAGCCATCGACCGCTGGGTCTGGTACGCCGGGTGGTCGGACAAGTTCCAGGCGGTGCACGGCACGGCCAACCCGGTGGCCGGCCCCTACTTCGACATCTCCGTTCCCGAGCCGACCGGCGTCGTGGCCGCCATCGCGCCGCAACAGTCGTCGCTGCTGGGATTCGCCTCGGTCGTGGCGCCCATCGTCGTCAGCGGCAACACGGTCGTCGTCGTCGCCAGTGCGTCACGACCGCTGCCGGCCGTCACGCTGGCCGAGGTCCTGGCGACGTCAGACGTCCCCGGTGGCGTCATCAACATCCTGACCGGGCATCCCGACGAGCTGGCCCCGGTCCTGGCGGGTCACCTCGACGTCAACGCGCTCGATCTCAGTGGCATGGCCGGCCGCGACACCGCAGAACTGCAGGCCGCGGCCGCCGAGAACGTCAAGCGGGTCCTGAAGGTGCCGACCACGGAACCCGACTGGACCCGGACGCCGGCCGGTCCACGCCGCATCGTCGCGTTCTGCGAGACCAAGACCGTCTGGCACCCCAAGGGACGCTGA
- a CDS encoding MOSC domain-containing protein translates to MSTPPSVLAICVGRSRPFGDRAVGRTAIDKRPVEGPVVAGDDGLAGDEQADLRHHGGPDQALYVYAQEDADAWSADLGRVVAAGSFGENLRTSGLEVSRARIGEVWRVGACTVQVTGPRLPCRTFAAFWDVPDLVPRFLAAGRPGAYLRVLVEGPMQAGDTIEVLERPDTTLLVADVARIVTRDRHDAALLLPSDALGERIRRWARARTGEPTAEPSPS, encoded by the coding sequence GTGAGCACGCCGCCCTCCGTCCTGGCGATCTGCGTCGGACGCAGCCGCCCCTTCGGCGACCGTGCCGTCGGTCGGACCGCGATCGACAAGCGTCCCGTCGAGGGTCCCGTCGTCGCCGGCGATGACGGACTCGCCGGCGACGAGCAGGCCGACCTGCGCCACCACGGCGGTCCCGACCAGGCCCTGTACGTGTATGCGCAGGAGGACGCCGACGCCTGGAGCGCCGACCTCGGACGGGTCGTCGCGGCCGGGTCGTTCGGCGAGAACCTGCGCACGAGCGGCCTCGAGGTGTCCCGCGCACGGATCGGCGAGGTGTGGCGGGTCGGTGCCTGCACCGTGCAGGTCACCGGACCTCGCCTCCCGTGCCGCACGTTCGCGGCGTTCTGGGACGTGCCGGACCTGGTGCCGCGTTTTCTCGCCGCCGGACGGCCGGGGGCCTACCTGCGCGTCCTCGTCGAGGGACCGATGCAGGCCGGCGACACGATCGAGGTGCTCGAGCGGCCCGACACGACGCTGCTGGTCGCCGACGTCGCACGCATCGTGACGCGCGACCGTCACGATGCCGCGCTGCTGCTGCCGTCCGACGCCCTGGGTGAGCGCATCCGACGCTGGGCACGGGCCAGGACCGGGGAACCGACCGCCGAACCTTCGCCGTCCTGA
- a CDS encoding ABC transporter ATP-binding protein: MPVTRDPELELELRGVTRRFGEVTAIDGLHLSIGKGEVVGLLGHNGAGKTTTVRLLAGLLSADQGRVLVGGLDPTVDGPAVRRRLGVLPADPVVDRRMTATQNLRFAAEVFGVSHDGLDERIDSSLARFGLSGRGADKVEDFSTGMRQRLSLARVLLPDPDVLLLDEPTSALDPIAARQVRRELASLAAEDGRTVVVATHDLAEAELLCDRVVVLEQGRIVVDGSPAELAAEHGTGGLLLEVAPDQVETVRRRLSRLAAVRDVEVDAAGRVRARGVPRDEIPGLVWALSSAELAVYEVRRLDPTLEEVYLALHERDADPGGHA; encoded by the coding sequence ATGCCCGTGACCCGCGACCCCGAGCTCGAGCTCGAGCTCCGTGGCGTCACGCGTCGGTTCGGTGAGGTCACCGCCATCGACGGGCTGCACCTGAGCATCGGGAAGGGCGAGGTCGTCGGTCTGCTCGGCCACAACGGGGCCGGCAAGACCACGACGGTACGTCTGCTCGCCGGGCTGCTGTCCGCGGACCAGGGCCGGGTGCTCGTCGGGGGCCTGGACCCGACCGTCGACGGTCCCGCCGTGCGCCGGCGGTTGGGGGTGCTGCCCGCCGATCCGGTGGTGGACCGACGCATGACGGCGACCCAGAACCTGCGCTTCGCCGCCGAGGTGTTCGGTGTCAGCCACGACGGCCTCGACGAGCGCATCGACAGCTCGCTCGCCCGGTTCGGACTGTCCGGTCGCGGTGCCGACAAGGTCGAGGACTTCTCCACCGGCATGCGACAACGCCTGTCGCTCGCCCGGGTGCTGCTGCCCGATCCGGACGTGCTGCTGCTGGACGAGCCGACCTCCGCGCTCGACCCGATCGCGGCGCGCCAGGTCCGACGCGAACTGGCGTCACTGGCGGCCGAGGACGGGCGCACCGTGGTGGTTGCCACGCACGACCTCGCCGAGGCGGAGTTGCTGTGCGACCGGGTCGTCGTCCTCGAGCAGGGGCGGATCGTCGTCGACGGCAGCCCGGCGGAGTTGGCCGCTGAGCACGGCACCGGTGGGTTACTGCTCGAGGTCGCCCCCGACCAGGTCGAGACCGTCCGCCGACGCCTGTCACGCCTCGCCGCGGTCCGCGACGTCGAGGTGGACGCCGCCGGTCGGGTCCGGGCGCGGGGGGTGCCGCGCGACGAGATCCCCGGACTCGTCTGGGCGCTGTCGTCGGCCGAACTGGCCGTCTACGAGGTGCGGCGGCTCGACCCCACGCTCGAGGAGGTCTACCTCGCACTGCACGAACGCGACGCCGACCCGGGAGGACACGCATGA
- a CDS encoding sigma-70 family RNA polymerase sigma factor — MATDEGEFRDFVDREYAALVRALSLYCGGREVAEELAQDAFARAYQRWNKVSQMQRPGAWVRTVAFNLARSGFRRKGAERRAYARHGAAPTATQSAEQAEAMAVRDAVLELPDRQRQVLIHRYFLGDSVAETADTVGISDNAVKSATFKAIENLRRRLGDVTAIEEGSHHA, encoded by the coding sequence TTGGCAACGGACGAGGGCGAGTTCCGCGACTTCGTCGACCGCGAGTACGCGGCGCTCGTACGCGCGCTGTCGCTGTACTGCGGGGGACGCGAGGTCGCCGAGGAACTGGCGCAGGACGCCTTCGCCCGTGCCTACCAGCGCTGGAACAAGGTGTCGCAGATGCAGCGTCCCGGCGCCTGGGTGCGAACCGTCGCGTTCAACCTGGCGCGCTCCGGCTTCCGCCGCAAGGGGGCCGAACGGCGCGCGTATGCCCGGCACGGCGCCGCGCCGACAGCGACGCAGTCGGCGGAGCAGGCGGAGGCCATGGCCGTCCGCGACGCGGTCCTCGAACTCCCGGACCGCCAGCGCCAGGTGCTCATCCACCGCTACTTCCTCGGCGACTCCGTGGCGGAGACCGCCGACACCGTCGGGATCAGCGACAACGCGGTGAAGTCGGCCACGTTCAAGGCGATCGAGAACCTGCGCCGGCGACTGGGCGACGTCACGGCGATCGAGGAGGGCTCGCACCATGCCTGA
- a CDS encoding aldehyde dehydrogenase family protein, which produces MTPTWEYAPAPEARDLATIRASYGLFVGGEFVDPVDGGSFATISPATEEHLAEVALATSADVDRAVAAARKAFGTWSKLPGAERGKYLFRIARLLQERAREFAVLETIDNGKPIRETRDVDVPTAAAHFFYHAGWADKLDWAGLGSDPAPVGVCGQVIPWNFPLLMLAWKIAPALACGNTVVLKPAETTPLTALLFAEVCQQADLPPGVVNIVTGAGETGAALVAHEGVDKIAFTGSTGVGKAIQRQLAGTGKRLTLELGGKAANIVFDDAPIDQAVEGIVDGIFFNQGHVCCAGSRLLVQESVHDLVIDKLQRRLGTLRLGDPLDKNTDIGAVNSREQLERITTLVDAGEAEGGQRWSPACELPDRGFWFAPTVFTEVSQSSRIAQEEIFGPVLSVLTFRTAEEAVAKANNTPYGLSAGVWSEKGSRILWMADQLRAGVVWANTFNRFDPTSPFGGYKESGFGREGGMHGLAAYLEHEL; this is translated from the coding sequence ATCACCCCGACCTGGGAGTACGCGCCCGCGCCCGAGGCGCGCGACCTCGCCACGATCCGGGCGTCCTACGGACTGTTCGTGGGTGGCGAGTTCGTCGATCCCGTCGACGGCGGCAGCTTCGCGACCATCTCGCCCGCCACCGAAGAGCACCTCGCCGAGGTCGCCCTGGCCACCTCGGCCGACGTCGACCGGGCCGTGGCCGCCGCCCGCAAGGCGTTCGGCACGTGGTCGAAACTGCCCGGCGCCGAGCGCGGGAAGTACCTGTTCCGCATCGCCCGGCTGCTGCAGGAACGCGCCCGCGAGTTCGCCGTGCTGGAGACGATCGACAACGGCAAGCCGATCCGCGAGACCCGCGACGTCGACGTCCCGACGGCAGCCGCCCACTTCTTCTACCACGCCGGATGGGCCGACAAGCTCGACTGGGCCGGCCTCGGTTCCGACCCCGCCCCGGTCGGCGTCTGCGGCCAGGTCATCCCGTGGAACTTCCCGCTGCTGATGCTGGCCTGGAAGATCGCGCCGGCGCTCGCGTGCGGCAACACGGTCGTCCTCAAGCCGGCCGAGACGACCCCGCTGACGGCGTTGCTGTTCGCCGAGGTGTGCCAACAGGCCGACCTGCCGCCCGGCGTGGTCAACATCGTCACGGGTGCCGGCGAGACCGGCGCGGCGCTGGTGGCACACGAAGGCGTCGACAAGATCGCCTTCACCGGCTCGACGGGGGTCGGCAAGGCGATCCAGCGGCAGCTGGCCGGGACGGGAAAACGCCTCACCCTGGAACTCGGCGGCAAGGCAGCCAACATCGTCTTCGACGACGCCCCGATCGACCAGGCCGTCGAGGGCATCGTCGACGGCATCTTCTTCAACCAGGGGCACGTCTGCTGCGCCGGGTCGCGCCTGCTGGTGCAGGAATCGGTGCACGACCTGGTGATCGACAAGCTGCAACGCCGCCTTGGCACCCTGCGCCTGGGCGACCCGCTGGACAAGAACACCGACATCGGCGCGGTCAATTCGCGCGAGCAGCTCGAGCGCATCACCACGCTCGTCGACGCTGGCGAAGCCGAGGGCGGCCAGCGCTGGTCCCCCGCCTGCGAGCTGCCGGACCGCGGATTCTGGTTCGCACCAACGGTGTTCACCGAGGTGTCGCAGTCGTCGCGGATCGCGCAGGAGGAGATCTTCGGGCCGGTGCTGTCCGTCCTGACCTTCCGCACCGCCGAGGAGGCCGTCGCCAAGGCCAACAACACCCCCTACGGCCTGTCGGCGGGTGTGTGGAGCGAGAAGGGCTCGCGGATCCTGTGGATGGCCGACCAGCTGCGCGCCGGCGTGGTGTGGGCCAACACGTTCAACCGCTTCGACCCGACGAGCCCGTTCGGTGGCTACAAGGAGTCGGGCTTCGGCCGCGAGGGCGGCATGCACGGACTGGCTGCCTACCTCGAGCACGAGCTGTGA